The genomic region CAGTTCAAGCTGGGCACCGGCGGCGAGGCGGTGGAGTACCTCGGGGAGTGGGACTACGCCCTGAACCCGTTGCTGCACCGTGCCTTCGAGATGTACATGGCCCGCCGCTAAGGGTTCGCCTCACTGGGTACCCACTGAGTCGCTTCGCTGTTGTTTGTCTGCTGTTCCTTGTCTAAGGAGTCGGAACCTTGTCGCTGACGCTGCACGTCGACACGGAGCGCTGGCGCGCCCACCAGGACGAGGTCCTGGCCCGCCACCCCGACTTGGTGCCGGTGGCCAAGGGCGTCAACGGCTACGGCATCGGCATCCCCCACCTCATGGAGGCGGCCTCCAAGCTCGCCGCCGGGGGCGTGGAGACAACGGCAGTGGGCACGGCCGCCGAAGCCGAACAGGCCAAGGACCACTACTCGGGGGGGCTCCTGGTCCTGACGCCCTACCTGATGGGTGAGGACGTCCGCGACCTCCCGGACCGCGTCATCCGCACCGTGGCGTCGGTGGAGGCGGTGGAGGCCCTCCTCGGCCGGCGCGTGGTCGTCGACCTGATGACCTCGATGCGCCGCTTCGGCCTGCAGAAGCAGGACATCGCCCGGCTCCGCACCGTCCTGGAATCCGACCAGGCGCGCCTCGAGGGCTTCTCGGTCCACATGCCTTTGGACCGGGTCTCCGGCGACTACGTCCGCGAAGTCAGCGACTGGGTGGACGCGTTGGTCGGCGCCGGCATCCCGGTGCGGACGCTGTTCGTCAGCCACCTGTCCCCCGACGAGATCAGCACCCTGGCCAAGCGGCACCAGGGGACGACGGTGCGGCCGCGCATCGGGACGGAACTGTGGCTCGGCAACCGCAAGGTGCTGCAGACGCGCGGGACCGTGCACAGCGTGCAGAAGGTGAGCAAGGGCGACCGCTTCGGCTACCGGCAGCACAAGGTGCGCGGCGACGGTTACCTGCTCGTGGTCTCCGGCGGCACCGCGCACGGCGTCGGCCTGGAGAACCCGAAGAACTTCGGCCGCGGCCTGGGAGGCCTGGCACCGCGCGCGAAGTTCGTGGTGCGCGCGGGGCTGGCTCTGGTGAACCGGACGATGTCGCCGTTCTCCTGGCAGGGCAAGACGCTGTGGTTCGCGGAGCCGCCGCACATGCAGGTGTCGGTGCTGTTCGTGCCCGCCGGCGTGTCGCCGCCGAAGGTGGGGGAGGAGCTGCCGGTCGAGGTGAGTCCGGTGATGACGCACGTCGACCGGGTCGTCTTCGACTGAGGCGTCAGCTAGGGCATCAGCCTAGGCGTCAGCCCTTCGCACGCTTCAGGAAGTTGGCCATGGCCCGGGTCACCCGCTTGTCCTGGTAGCCCGGGTGGCCCAGGCCCAGCGGCCACAGGAACGTCCCCGCGGTGAACACCCAGGCCCCGCTCGGTGCGCGGTGGACGCTGGTGTTCTGCACGAACTTCGTACCGTTGGAGATCGTGTAGGGCGAGGCGGTCAGCAGGGTCTGCTCCTCCGCCTTGGCCTTCGGCATCGCCTCGAAGAACGAGTCGGCCTCGCCGCCGAGGAGGTTGGGGAGTTCGTCGCCGTCCTTGAGGCCGGTGCCTTCCCAGAACCAGTGCCCGGTCTCGCGGACCACCAAGGGGTGGCGCCCCTTAAGGATGCCGCTGTATTGGACGCCCATGAGTTGCTGCTCGGCGCGCGGGTGGCCTTCGCCGGCGCGCCACATGCCGGTGGGGAAGTCCTCGACGTGCGGGTCCTCGAAGCCCTTGTAGCAGGACATGGTTCGCGTGGACTCGTCATAGCGGACGTGCCAATAAGCGTTGTTCGCAGTGAGGAACGCTAGAGAGGTTCCCGCGGCGACGGCCTCCTCCGCGTGCCGGTACATGTCGGTCGACCAGTACTCGTCGTGGCCGGCGAAGATCAGGCCGCGGTACTTGGCGGGGTCGATGCGTCCGGCGTGCAGGTCCAGCCCGGTCGCGTAGGCGAGGTCGTAGCCCATCCCCTCGGCCCACTGGATGAAGGACTGTTCCCTGACGAATCCGTCGGGCAGACCGTCGGCGAAGTAGGGCCGTGCGAAGGAGACCTGGGTCGCGCGGCTGGGGTTCGAGATCCACCCGCGTGCGTCCGCGGAGAACTTCGCCTTAAGGGCCGAATCGCTTTCAGCGGCTTCCTTGGTGACGTATCCGTAGTAGACGTTCCGGCCGGTGATGCCGTCGCGCGGCCACCAGTTGTAGGCCTGCCAGCTCGTCGAGGGCAGCACCACGAGGAAGTCCGCGGACGCCTCGTCGTCGCGGACCACGAACGGTACGTAGTTCCGGAAGCCGTCGGCCTTGTCCAGCACGGCGACGTAGGTCCCGGACGTCCAGTCCTTCGGGATGTCCAGGGTCCACGCCACCGGCCACTCCACCGCGATGCGGCCGGTTTCCGGATCGGGCGTCGGTACCGGCTGCGGCCCGGCGGTCAGCGTCGGCGAGACCAGGACGCGTCGGGCGGAGGCGCCGGCGTAGTAGCCGAGGCGGTAGACGGAGACGGTGAAGGAGCCGGCGGGCTCCGCGGCCACATGGAAGTCGACGGCCTCGCCCGCCGCGACCGAGTCGGTCGACGCGTAGCCCTTGATCTGACGCTCGTGGTCCGTGCCGGGCCGCGACTTGCCCGCACCCATGCGCCAGTCCGCGGAACCGGCTTTAGCGTTCTCCGCAGTAATGCGGTTCCCCCCGGCGGGAAGAACTGACGCCGGCAGTCCCGCGCGCGGATCGCCGAGCCGCCCCGGGCCGGACTTCAGGTGCGTGGCCTTCAGGACGGCGCGCGCGGCCGAGGCCGTGTTGGTCTTCTTGGCCAGATCGCGCAGGAACCTCGACGTGCTCGACATGGGTCGATCGTAGCCGTGCCCCTTCTGGATTCAGCCCGCCCACTGACCCGACAGGAACAGCAGCGCCACCC from Catenulispora sp. MAP5-51 harbors:
- a CDS encoding alanine racemase → MSLTLHVDTERWRAHQDEVLARHPDLVPVAKGVNGYGIGIPHLMEAASKLAAGGVETTAVGTAAEAEQAKDHYSGGLLVLTPYLMGEDVRDLPDRVIRTVASVEAVEALLGRRVVVDLMTSMRRFGLQKQDIARLRTVLESDQARLEGFSVHMPLDRVSGDYVREVSDWVDALVGAGIPVRTLFVSHLSPDEISTLAKRHQGTTVRPRIGTELWLGNRKVLQTRGTVHSVQKVSKGDRFGYRQHKVRGDGYLLVVSGGTAHGVGLENPKNFGRGLGGLAPRAKFVVRAGLALVNRTMSPFSWQGKTLWFAEPPHMQVSVLFVPAGVSPPKVGEELPVEVSPVMTHVDRVVFD
- a CDS encoding N,N-dimethylformamidase beta subunit family domain-containing protein; this encodes MSSTSRFLRDLAKKTNTASAARAVLKATHLKSGPGRLGDPRAGLPASVLPAGGNRITAENAKAGSADWRMGAGKSRPGTDHERQIKGYASTDSVAAGEAVDFHVAAEPAGSFTVSVYRLGYYAGASARRVLVSPTLTAGPQPVPTPDPETGRIAVEWPVAWTLDIPKDWTSGTYVAVLDKADGFRNYVPFVVRDDEASADFLVVLPSTSWQAYNWWPRDGITGRNVYYGYVTKEAAESDSALKAKFSADARGWISNPSRATQVSFARPYFADGLPDGFVREQSFIQWAEGMGYDLAYATGLDLHAGRIDPAKYRGLIFAGHDEYWSTDMYRHAEEAVAAGTSLAFLTANNAYWHVRYDESTRTMSCYKGFEDPHVEDFPTGMWRAGEGHPRAEQQLMGVQYSGILKGRHPLVVRETGHWFWEGTGLKDGDELPNLLGGEADSFFEAMPKAKAEEQTLLTASPYTISNGTKFVQNTSVHRAPSGAWVFTAGTFLWPLGLGHPGYQDKRVTRAMANFLKRAKG